ATCTAACTGACATTGTAGGTCACAAGGTCCCTATTCAACATCAGGAGAATCCCGGTCTGCAGAGCCAAATTGGGAACCCCAAGCCCACTTCCACCAAGCTCCCCACCGAGGATAATGGCTATCAAACCTACAAGGCCGCAGGCAAACTGGAGGGGAAGCGCGCGGTGATCACCGGTGGAGATTCGGGCATTGGACGGGCCATCGCCATCCTCTTTGCGATGGAGGGAGCCGACGTCTTGATCACGTATCTTCCAGAGGAGGAGTCGGACGCTCAGGAAACCAAGCGTCGGGTGGAGGAGACTGGACGGAAAGCACACCTTCTTGCGGTGGATTTgcgtgagaagaagaactgCCAAAAGGTGGTCGACACGGCGTTGGAGACCATGGGTGGCATCGATTCCTTGATCAATAACCATGGGTATCAGAATATGGTGGAGGACATTAAGGATTTGGACGAGTAAGCACAATTTTCTCACACGGGATGAAGATCGAGCACACGCTATTTCTTCCTTTGAACCATGCCCGAGATGCTAACGatctgttcctttttttttcttttttccttaGGGATCAATGGGAACGTACATTTGATACGAACATCCATCCCTTCTACTACTTGTCCAAATATGCTCTTCCCCATATGAAGCAGGGctccaccatcatcaactGTGCCTCCATCAACGCCTACATTGGACGCCCCGACCTGCTCGACTACACATCCACCAAGGGAGCCATTGTCGCCTTCACCCGCGGTCTGTCCAACCAACAGATCAAGAACGGAATTCGCGTCAACTGTGTCTGCCCCGGACCAAGTACgtatctcctctctttacaTCCCATCCATGCCCTTTCAAGACACAGAGAACTAATTCCTTGCCTTTCAGTCTGGACTCCCTTGATTCCGACTACCATGAACAGCTCAGCTCAGGATCAGTTCACTTCCCCCATGGGTCGTCCGGGTCAGCCCAGCGAGGTTGCCACTTGCTTTGTCTTCTTGGCCAGTGCCGACTCAAGCTTTATCTCGGGCCAGTCTCTGCATCCCAACGGTGGTGTTGTGGTGAACGGCTAAGCCTGTCAAGCCGGTGATCCTGTTTTGATAATGTGTTATGGCCATTGCATGAGCTTTTAAATGATGCTGTCTATGAGTGAAGCAgctatttcctttttttatctcccatgacgagatcgaggtGATCAGATGTCTTTCTTCAATGCAGTAAATCTACTTTATTCGGATCGGTGGTTCTGGGAAGCTTGAGTCTAACACTCGTGCACGTAGTATAAGTTTGCACTCGATGCTAGCCGCGTGAACTCTGCGAACCTCCACCTGCATCTGTGTTTTCCCCCTACTGTTctctgttcctttttttattaGGGTTCCCCCTCGCGATCCCTCAAGTGGAATGAAGACGGTGATTCGTTGGACAGAGTATTACCTTCAAATGGACTGAGATACACATAGAAAGCGCCGACATGGCACACCCAATCAAGTTACACATTGGAACTTGGTAAGACACTGATTTCCTCAACTCCCAACTAGAATTATGCcaagggaggggagaaaaaccacaaaaaaaagaaccttaGTAGCATTCAATTTTCAAATGACACAGAGGTCCACTACGTCCCGTCAGAATCACCTAAACGTACATCTACGTTGCAAGCGCTCACTGCACGGGGACCGAGCCAAATGATCCAACCCCTTTGAGCGAGACTGGAATGGGACTGGTGGTGGCCCAGAACCAGACCCTGCAAGCATTGCATTGCGCACATCAATGAATCTACGATCGTGGGGACACCGCCAGCCAGAAACCTGAATGGAGCACACGACCGAAGGTCCAGAGCGACTGTAAAGGCAGGCTGCAGGTCCGCTGTCATGATGAAGTCAGGGcatcccaaaaaaaaaagtcgccAGTCGCTCTGGGCGGGGAACTTTCCGAGATTCCACTCGGATTTAGAACTTGCTTGTTCCGCCACCCAGGAAGAAGCAAACAGGGTAATGGAAGTTCCTGGAGTGAAGCTGGATCATGTTTATAAGGATGTTCATGTCACCCCTTGTTGGAGTTGTTTCTGAAACGAACATCGTCCTCTTTTCTACTTTTACTCCCCCAATCCACGGTTGAGAGTCACCTCTTCTTACAATCATGTCTTCGCAACACAACAATGCTGCCTTTAAGCTGGAGAATCTTTTTGGTATGAAGGGCAAGGGTATGTGCTGTTATTCCAAGATCCCAAGATCCCTTGAAAAATTTGGATTTCTCTCCTCCGTCACTCCTCTGTTCACAAGTTGGCATGGCGCGCACTGTAAATGTTTCATTTACTGACCTCCGACACATACAGTCGCCCTCGTCACGGGCGGTGGTTCTGGAATCGGCTTGATGGCCACTCAAGCTTTGGCCGTCAACGGTGCCAAAGTCTACATCACCGGCCGCACCAAGGAGAAGCTCGACCGAGTGGTCGAGATCTACTCCAAAGACATCCCCGGCGAGATCATCGCTCTCCAAGCCGACGTCACCTCCAAGGAATCCATCCAGAACCTTGTCGACGAGATCTCCGCCAAGGAGTCCAAGCTTCACATCCTGATCAACAATGCCGGCATCAGCTCCACCAAGCAGGACGTCGACAAGAGCACGCCCGAGGATCTGAAGCAAGAGCTCTTCCACAACACCAGCACCATCAGCGATTGGGACGAGGTCATGCGCACCAACGTCAtgcagatcttcttcatgacCACCGCTTTCCTGCCCCTGCTGAACAAGGGTACCCAAGAGACGCCCGGCTGGTCCAGCACCGTGATCAacatcacctccatctcGGGCATCGTCAAGGTCTCCCAGCACCATTTTGTCTATAACACCAGCAAGGCCGCCGCCATCCATTTGACCAAGATGTTGGCGCACGAGATCGCCGACTCGGGCGTCAAGATCCGCGTCAACAACATCGCCCCGGGCGTCTTCCCCTCGGAAATGACCGCCAAGGAGAGTGACGATAAGCAGAAGAGTGCactggagaaggagaagttTGAGAATAAGGTTCCGGCTGCGCGTCCTGGTAAGGACGAGGATATGGCTGGAGCGGTGCTCTTCGCTGCTTCGAACCAGTATCTCAATGGGCAGACCGTCGTGGTGGACGGTGGCTACGTGCTAGCGGCGGGTTCTATTTAAAGGAGCCGCTctgaaaggaaaagagacgTACCTGATcacaaggaggaggaggaaaacttTGAGGAGTCCTGATAACAACCTCCGATGACATGACTTTTTTGATGAATTTAGCAGAGCGCCttgtttgtgtttttttttaggATGCTTCAGTGGTTTTTCTCGGATAATCACACTTGGTTGATATCAGTACCTATTTATGCTTCATCATGATCCATGTCTATTGTCCGTAGTGCGTTGGTGGACTATGAACATGAAAGTACACATGGAAGGACGTATATTGATGTCTCGGGGAATGGGAAACTTTCAACTGTAGATCTAGATCATTGCGTAGGTTGAATGGCACAGATGGTGGGATGCATATCATTTCTCTACAAATTATAGAAGACGGGGTGAATGAATCCCGTGACATGAAAATGTGAGTAACCACCTTTCAGGTACGAGCACTCGGACCGTCAAAATCCAAATCTCTCCAACGCTCGCCTCGAGTAACGTAACTTCGTAACCTTATGCATGTCCCGAGTGGGAAATGGAAAGTATACACAGTgtgagaagatgacgacAGATTTAACAAAAATTGCAACAGTGCTTCATAGGGATGAAAAGAACCGAGATGCA
This genomic window from Penicillium oxalicum strain HP7-1 chromosome III, whole genome shotgun sequence contains:
- a CDS encoding putative oxidoreductase, coding for MVQTSTEREAKGPQDQFEPGHKVPIQHQENPGLQSQIGNPKPTSTKLPTEDNGYQTYKAAGKLEGKRAVITGGDSGIGRAIAILFAMEGADVLITYLPEEESDAQETKRRVEETGRKAHLLAVDLREKKNCQKVVDTALETMGGIDSLINNHGYQNMVEDIKDLDEDQWERTFDTNIHPFYYLSKYALPHMKQGSTIINCASINAYIGRPDLLDYTSTKGAIVAFTRGLSNQQIKNGIRVNCVCPGPIWTPLIPTTMNSSAQDQFTSPMGRPGQPSEVATCFVFLASADSSFISGQSLHPNGGVVVNG